From a region of the Armatimonas rosea genome:
- a CDS encoding prepilin-type N-terminal cleavage/methylation domain-containing protein, with the protein MKRAFTLIELLVVIAIIAILAAILFPVFAQAREKARQTSCLSNMKQLGLGLMMYAQDYDETLMQTTWEIPTWKVHWSYVLQPYVKNERVFVCPSDPAPVKPNAPCAAGQVVGVSCDGQVPAFSYINNYNVIPAHDWLAPSAAAIEAPANLIALAERRDKLTSGAVVGQWKGMSGLVATSTARGSSSGGGQICPGDTWRLVTKADADAGLLAANDKKPELIRVKWDRHNQGANYTFADGHAKWLRVEQTIDPNSFLWGDRFLPTPFVPNPLGAPPCN; encoded by the coding sequence ATGAAACGTGCTTTTACATTAATTGAATTATTGGTAGTTATTGCTATTATCGCCATCTTGGCCGCCATTCTCTTTCCTGTCTTCGCACAGGCGCGTGAGAAGGCACGCCAGACCTCCTGCCTCTCGAACATGAAGCAGCTGGGCCTAGGGCTGATGATGTACGCGCAGGACTACGACGAGACCTTGATGCAGACGACCTGGGAGATTCCGACCTGGAAGGTGCACTGGTCCTATGTCCTCCAGCCCTATGTCAAGAACGAGCGTGTCTTTGTCTGCCCCTCCGATCCCGCTCCGGTCAAGCCCAACGCGCCTTGTGCCGCGGGACAGGTAGTGGGGGTGAGCTGCGACGGCCAGGTGCCCGCCTTCTCCTACATCAATAACTACAACGTCATCCCTGCCCACGACTGGCTGGCCCCCAGTGCTGCCGCCATCGAGGCACCCGCCAACCTGATCGCCCTCGCCGAGCGCCGCGATAAGCTGACCAGCGGCGCCGTGGTTGGTCAGTGGAAGGGGATGAGCGGGCTCGTGGCTACCAGCACGGCACGTGGGTCGTCCTCAGGAGGCGGCCAGATCTGTCCCGGCGATACCTGGAGGCTAGTCACCAAGGCCGATGCCGATGCAGGACTGCTGGCCGCCAACGACAAGAAACCTGAGCTGATCCGTGTCAAGTGGGATCGGCACAACCAGGGGGCGAACTACACCTTCGCCGATGGCCATGCCAAGTGGTTGCGTGTCGAGCAGACAATCGATCCCAATAGCTTCCTCTGGGGCGATAGGTTCCTGCCCACTCCCTTTGTTCCCAACCCGCTGGGCGCACCGCCCTGTAACTAG
- a CDS encoding ABC transporter substrate-binding protein, translated as MISETLGAVAAAITAAWEPTAKKTAAQESRPRTLVLAAVNPPRTLGLWERELLIAAGATGLANPEAHDLTAAELTAFAPEVIVIVGEDTEGLTELEGWFALPAVTEHEVYLVEPAYISEVGEGLAEAARVLATILHPDIFTQMLPSFSVQLAPLELFTPPSPDDAESDG; from the coding sequence ATGATCTCTGAGACTTTAGGGGCGGTAGCGGCGGCGATCACCGCCGCCTGGGAGCCCACTGCTAAGAAGACCGCCGCGCAGGAGAGCCGCCCTCGGACCCTCGTTCTCGCTGCGGTCAACCCGCCCCGCACCCTGGGGCTCTGGGAGCGCGAGCTACTCATCGCCGCCGGAGCAACGGGGCTGGCCAACCCTGAGGCGCACGACCTGACCGCTGCGGAGCTCACCGCCTTCGCCCCCGAGGTGATCGTGATCGTCGGCGAGGACACCGAGGGGCTTACGGAGCTGGAGGGCTGGTTTGCGCTCCCCGCGGTCACGGAGCACGAGGTCTATTTAGTGGAGCCCGCCTATATCAGCGAGGTGGGGGAGGGACTGGCGGAGGCCGCGCGTGTCTTGGCAACCATCCTCCACCCGGATATCTTTACCCAGATGCTCCCCTCGTTCTCGGTCCAGCTCGCCCCGCTGGAGCTCTTCACACCTCCGAGCCCCGACGATGCTGAATCTGACGGATGA